A single genomic interval of Lactococcus sp. S-13 harbors:
- a CDS encoding phage tail protein, giving the protein MNAFILDGTINSRTDLGLRITQVPVIPTTERVIENIEVDGREGDLTLLKGWKDMTFSLKAVIWAKDVWNVWRTISPQILNAKTISFSSDPSVYYKMKTIQASGLTQVLSTMWEFELEITCSPFRYKANVPLINRTSSGTVTNSGNVYSLPRIKVFGSGTRTLTINGKPIVLSLQTEYLILNSELKECFYGDVAANNLMTGDFPEFRVGSNTVTLGTGITKVEIEPRWRYL; this is encoded by the coding sequence TTGAACGCATTTATTTTAGACGGAACAATCAATTCACGGACGGATTTGGGCTTGCGAATTACGCAAGTCCCAGTCATTCCGACAACAGAACGAGTGATTGAAAATATTGAGGTGGATGGACGAGAGGGAGATTTGACCTTACTTAAAGGTTGGAAGGATATGACGTTTTCTTTGAAAGCAGTTATCTGGGCAAAGGATGTCTGGAATGTGTGGCGAACCATCTCTCCACAAATCTTGAATGCCAAGACTATCAGCTTTTCAAGTGATCCGTCTGTTTACTATAAAATGAAAACCATTCAGGCGAGTGGGCTAACTCAAGTGCTTTCCACCATGTGGGAGTTTGAACTTGAGATAACCTGCTCGCCATTTCGCTATAAAGCAAATGTTCCACTCATCAACCGAACCTCATCAGGTACGGTGACGAATAGTGGGAATGTCTACTCATTGCCTCGAATCAAGGTATTCGGGAGTGGGACGAGGACGTTGACCATAAATGGGAAGCCTATCGTGCTGAGCTTGCAGACGGAGTATCTGATACTCAATAGCGAGTTGAAGGAATGCTTTTATGGGGACGTGGCAGCGAATAATTTGATGACAGGTGATTTTCCTGAATTTCGAGTGGGCAGCAATACGGTCACCCTTGGCACGGGCATCACAAAAGTAGAAATTGAACCGAGGTGGCGCTATTTATGA
- a CDS encoding tetratricopeptide repeat protein: MSYSEDTIDFLHQGDLIGMQNSLAKALSNDDDEMLADLAEYLQMMGFIDESQKVYDKIMGDHPESTAYLINLAEIAEDNGNLDEALSYLYQIPQTDENYVAALVKIADLYQFDGDFETAISKLEEARELSDSPLITFALAESYYDQGDYSAAINEYVKLSERKILHDTKISIYQRIGDSYAQLGDFEKAISFLEKSFEFDKKAETLYEIALLYSEIHNETRAIANFKRLEKMDVDFLNYELAYAQTLEANQEFEAALAMAEQGLQKNPNAVALLHFASKMSFKLKNTSAAERYLMDALNLPDLHDETVFLLANLYFNEEDFEAVIHLQDLLEDEHLLAKWLFAGAHKALENDSEAESLYQELHQTSLSENPEFLADYIEFLREIGQNKQAEPLIKQYLALVPDDQTMENLLTEDERNY, encoded by the coding sequence ATGTCTTATTCTGAAGATACTATTGATTTTTTACACCAAGGCGATTTAATTGGGATGCAAAATTCACTTGCCAAAGCCTTGAGCAATGACGACGATGAAATGCTCGCCGATTTAGCAGAATACTTACAAATGATGGGCTTCATTGATGAAAGCCAAAAAGTTTACGACAAAATCATGGGTGATCATCCCGAATCTACAGCCTATCTCATCAACTTAGCGGAAATTGCCGAAGACAATGGAAACTTGGACGAAGCCTTAAGCTATCTGTATCAAATTCCGCAAACAGACGAAAATTATGTGGCAGCGTTAGTCAAAATTGCTGACTTGTACCAATTTGACGGCGACTTTGAGACAGCAATTTCTAAACTCGAAGAAGCCCGTGAACTATCAGATTCACCGCTCATCACCTTTGCTTTGGCAGAATCCTACTATGATCAAGGTGACTACTCAGCAGCCATTAATGAATACGTCAAATTATCTGAACGTAAAATTTTGCACGACACCAAAATTTCGATTTATCAACGCATTGGCGATTCTTACGCTCAACTAGGCGACTTTGAAAAAGCGATTTCCTTCTTGGAAAAATCCTTTGAATTTGACAAAAAAGCTGAGACCCTCTATGAAATCGCTCTGCTTTACAGCGAAATTCATAATGAGACCCGAGCCATCGCCAACTTTAAACGTCTCGAAAAAATGGACGTTGATTTCTTAAATTATGAGCTCGCCTATGCCCAAACATTAGAAGCCAACCAAGAATTTGAAGCCGCTCTAGCAATGGCTGAGCAAGGTTTACAAAAAAATCCTAACGCCGTTGCTCTCCTGCATTTTGCCTCAAAAATGAGCTTCAAATTAAAAAATACAAGTGCTGCCGAGCGCTACCTCATGGATGCACTGAATCTACCAGACTTACACGATGAAACGGTCTTTTTATTGGCAAATCTTTACTTTAATGAAGAAGATTTTGAAGCCGTCATCCACCTGCAAGACCTATTAGAAGACGAACATCTTTTAGCAAAATGGCTCTTTGCCGGCGCACACAAAGCCCTTGAAAACGATAGTGAAGCCGAAAGTCTTTACCAAGAACTTCACCAAACCTCACTCAGTGAAAACCCAGAATTTTTAGCAGACTACATCGAGTTTTTACGAGAAATCGGTCAAAACAAACAAGCCGAACCACTGATTAAACAGTATCTCGCACTCGTTCCTGACGATCAAACGATGGAGAATTTACTGACGGAAGACGAGAGAAATTACTGA
- a CDS encoding class I SAM-dependent methyltransferase, translating into MSKGKFHQHRHHDYEQESEQFYDHIADHFDHSFDGFLASFFKKFILKNLTLTANTRLLDVGCANGRLLEMLNQKTKIFGVGLDISSEMVRVATARFPEFTFVQGKAEHLPFAANSFDLLTCSASFHHFPNPEQFLQEAKRLLDENGRLVIAEIHIPLITKAYNWRLNRYSTEGDVKVYSPKELTQLFEKNGWKITKKKIFLQIQYYELQRKC; encoded by the coding sequence ATGAGCAAAGGTAAATTTCATCAGCACCGTCATCATGATTACGAACAAGAATCTGAACAGTTTTATGACCACATTGCTGACCATTTTGATCACAGTTTTGACGGTTTTCTGGCCAGTTTTTTCAAGAAATTCATTCTCAAAAATTTGACTTTGACAGCCAACACACGTCTTTTGGACGTTGGCTGTGCCAATGGGCGCCTTTTGGAGATGCTCAATCAAAAAACAAAAATTTTTGGTGTGGGTCTGGATATCTCCTCGGAGATGGTTCGGGTGGCAACAGCTCGATTTCCTGAATTTACATTTGTGCAAGGCAAAGCAGAACACTTGCCTTTTGCAGCAAACAGTTTTGATTTGCTGACGTGTTCGGCAAGCTTTCATCATTTTCCAAATCCAGAGCAATTTTTGCAAGAAGCCAAGCGCTTACTGGATGAAAATGGACGTTTGGTCATTGCGGAAATCCATATTCCACTGATTACAAAAGCGTACAACTGGCGACTCAATCGCTATTCTACCGAAGGCGACGTCAAAGTTTACAGCCCCAAAGAACTGACGCAATTATTTGAAAAAAATGGTTGGAAAATAACGAAAAAGAAGATTTTTCTACAAATTCAGTACTACGAACTTCAGAGAAAATGCTGA
- a CDS encoding helix-turn-helix transcriptional regulator, with amino-acid sequence MENKKNERQLQINRLQQNLSSIRKIAGWSAETLGNKIGVTKQTISNLENKKTPMTFTQYIAIRAILDAEIETNKDNEALPKVISILLDSVDSIDDNEYKEVQKSVETVAATASGGVASSALLGLLGAISPLAVSLIGTATLVNWKKLLK; translated from the coding sequence ATGGAAAACAAGAAAAATGAACGCCAATTACAAATTAATAGATTGCAGCAAAATTTATCTTCAATTCGAAAGATAGCTGGCTGGAGTGCCGAAACACTTGGCAATAAGATAGGTGTTACCAAGCAAACAATTAGCAATCTTGAGAATAAAAAAACACCCATGACGTTTACTCAGTATATTGCAATTCGTGCTATATTAGATGCAGAAATCGAAACTAATAAGGATAATGAAGCTCTACCAAAGGTGATCTCAATACTTTTGGATAGCGTGGACAGTATTGATGATAATGAGTATAAAGAGGTACAAAAATCAGTTGAAACTGTTGCTGCAACGGCATCTGGTGGAGTTGCAAGTTCTGCTTTATTGGGATTATTAGGTGCGATTTCTCCGCTTGCAGTCTCCCTTATTGGAACAGCAACATTAGTAAATTGGAAGAAATTATTGAAATAG
- a CDS encoding AI-2E family transporter, with the protein MEQEKHRNIKDSWLFKWFINNKVVACLAIILLFLLNVLLLRKVGFVFRPVGDFITVISLPLVLAAVFYYLLNPIVDYLEKRRVPRIVTIILLFVIIVALIVWGLVVAIPNIISGAESFASSVPHYVNVAQKEINILAKNPRLEEFRPQVDQFTNSIGDQLIEWSKTFSVNAVSTLSNFISKTTSVLISLIVFPFVLFYLLRDGKKLNGFITRLLPNDWRRDTSKVLHQINSQLSNYVRGQVLVALAVAVMFMIGLPIVGLRYAPALAITAGFLNLVPFLGSFLAAIPMLIVGLALGGPFMFVKVLIVIVIEQTLEGRFISPLVLGKQMSIHPITILFVLLTSGQIFGIWGVLLAIPFYATIKVIVVHIYEWYREISSLYHEEPDAPIEIQTELEKE; encoded by the coding sequence ATGGAACAAGAAAAACACCGAAATATCAAGGACTCTTGGCTTTTCAAGTGGTTCATCAACAATAAAGTCGTTGCCTGTTTGGCGATTATTCTCCTTTTTTTGCTCAATGTTTTGCTCCTGCGCAAAGTTGGTTTTGTCTTTCGCCCAGTCGGCGATTTTATCACCGTCATTTCGCTTCCGTTGGTTTTAGCCGCTGTTTTTTACTATCTGCTCAATCCTATCGTTGATTACCTTGAGAAAAGACGTGTGCCACGGATCGTGACCATTATTTTACTCTTTGTGATTATCGTTGCCTTGATTGTGTGGGGGCTGGTTGTGGCAATTCCCAACATTATCAGCGGTGCTGAAAGCTTCGCCTCTTCCGTACCACATTATGTCAATGTGGCACAAAAAGAAATCAATATTTTGGCCAAAAATCCTCGCCTCGAAGAATTTAGACCACAAGTCGACCAATTCACCAATTCAATCGGTGATCAATTGATTGAGTGGTCAAAAACCTTCTCTGTCAATGCAGTGTCCACCTTGTCCAACTTTATCAGTAAGACAACCAGCGTTTTAATTTCACTCATTGTCTTTCCATTCGTTCTTTTTTATCTCCTGCGTGACGGTAAAAAATTGAATGGTTTCATCACGCGTTTGCTGCCTAATGACTGGCGCAGAGATACCTCAAAAGTTCTCCACCAAATCAACAGCCAGCTCTCAAACTACGTGCGTGGTCAAGTTTTGGTAGCACTCGCAGTTGCTGTAATGTTTATGATTGGTTTGCCAATTGTTGGCTTGCGCTATGCTCCAGCTTTAGCGATTACCGCAGGATTTTTAAACCTAGTGCCTTTCTTAGGCTCATTTTTAGCTGCTATTCCGATGCTTATCGTTGGTTTGGCTCTGGGCGGGCCATTCATGTTTGTGAAAGTGCTGATTGTCATTGTCATCGAGCAAACTTTGGAAGGACGCTTTATCTCGCCATTGGTTTTGGGCAAGCAAATGTCCATTCACCCTATTACCATTTTATTTGTCCTGTTGACCTCAGGCCAAATCTTTGGAATTTGGGGCGTCTTGCTGGCCATTCCTTTTTACGCCACCATCAAAGTTATTGTGGTTCATATTTACGAATGGTATCGTGAAATCTCCAGTCTTTACCACGAAGAACCCGACGCTCCTATTGAAATTCAAACCGAACTAGAAAAAGAATAA
- the alsS gene encoding acetolactate synthase AlsS → MSDKKFGANLIVDSLINHKIKYVFGIPGAKIDRVFDLVENEEGPQMVVTRHEQGAAFMAQAVGRITGEPGVVIVTSGPGVSNLATPLLTATSEGDPILAIGGQVKRSDRLKRAHQSMDNASMMQAATKYAAEVLDPTTLSETIANAYRIAKSGRPGATFLSIPQDVTDSEVSLKAIKPLSDPKMGNASIDDINYLAQAIKNAVLPVILVGAGASDAKVASALRNLLTHVNIPVVETFQGAGVISHDLEHTFYGRIGLFRNQPGDMLLKRSDLVIAVGYDPIEYEARNWNAEINSRIIVIDNAIAEIDTYYQPERELIGDIAATLDNLLPAVRGYQVPEGSKEYLDGLHEVAEQHEFDTENTAEGRMHPLDLVKTFQAIVKDDETVTVDVGSLYIWMARYFKSYEPRHLLFSNGMQTLGVALPWAITAALLRPGKKVYSHSGDGGFLFTGQELETAVRLNLPIIQIIWNDGHYDMVKFQEEMKYGRSSAVDFGSVDYVKYAEAMGATGYRAHSKEELTQILNNIPNTTGPVVIDVPLDYSDNIKLAEKLLPEEFY, encoded by the coding sequence ATGTCTGACAAAAAATTTGGTGCAAATCTGATCGTAGATAGCCTGATTAACCACAAAATAAAATACGTATTTGGAATCCCTGGTGCCAAAATTGACCGCGTCTTTGACCTCGTAGAAAACGAAGAAGGCCCACAGATGGTCGTAACCCGCCATGAACAAGGGGCAGCTTTCATGGCTCAAGCAGTCGGCCGCATCACAGGAGAGCCAGGTGTCGTCATCGTGACGAGCGGCCCTGGTGTTTCTAACTTAGCAACCCCACTGTTGACCGCCACATCAGAAGGCGACCCCATCTTGGCTATTGGCGGACAAGTTAAACGTAGCGATCGTTTAAAACGTGCCCACCAATCAATGGACAATGCCTCAATGATGCAAGCTGCAACAAAATATGCCGCAGAAGTCCTTGATCCAACGACCCTCTCAGAAACCATTGCTAATGCTTATCGGATTGCTAAATCAGGCCGCCCCGGAGCAACATTCCTCTCCATCCCTCAAGACGTCACCGACTCCGAGGTTTCCCTCAAGGCAATCAAACCCCTATCTGATCCTAAAATGGGGAACGCGTCAATTGACGACATTAATTACTTGGCTCAAGCCATTAAAAACGCCGTTCTCCCCGTCATTCTTGTTGGTGCAGGCGCATCCGACGCCAAAGTAGCATCAGCACTGCGCAATCTGCTCACCCACGTCAATATCCCAGTCGTTGAAACCTTCCAAGGCGCTGGAGTTATTTCCCACGACCTCGAACACACTTTTTACGGTCGAATTGGACTTTTCCGCAATCAACCTGGCGATATGCTGTTGAAACGCTCAGATTTAGTTATCGCGGTCGGTTATGACCCAATCGAATACGAGGCACGAAATTGGAACGCTGAAATTAACAGCCGAATCATTGTCATTGATAATGCCATCGCCGAAATCGACACCTACTACCAACCTGAACGTGAACTCATTGGAGACATTGCAGCTACCCTAGACAACCTTTTACCCGCTGTCCGCGGCTACCAAGTTCCCGAAGGAAGTAAAGAATACCTTGACGGCTTACATGAAGTTGCCGAACAACACGAATTTGACACCGAAAACACAGCAGAAGGCCGAATGCATCCCCTTGATTTAGTGAAAACTTTCCAAGCTATTGTCAAAGATGACGAGACAGTCACCGTTGATGTCGGTTCGCTCTACATCTGGATGGCCCGCTACTTCAAATCCTATGAACCGCGTCATCTCTTATTCTCTAACGGAATGCAAACCCTAGGCGTTGCTCTTCCATGGGCAATCACAGCAGCCTTGCTCCGTCCAGGCAAAAAAGTCTACTCTCACTCTGGTGACGGTGGTTTCCTGTTTACTGGACAAGAACTAGAAACAGCTGTCCGCCTCAACCTTCCAATCATCCAAATCATTTGGAATGACGGCCACTATGACATGGTCAAATTCCAAGAAGAAATGAAATACGGCCGCTCATCAGCAGTTGATTTTGGCTCAGTTGACTACGTCAAGTATGCTGAAGCAATGGGAGCCACAGGCTATCGTGCCCATAGCAAAGAAGAGCTCACCCAAATTCTCAATAACATCCCTAACACGACAGGCCCAGTAGTCATTGACGTTCCCTTGGACTACTCAGACAACATCAAACTTGCAGAAAAACTCCTCCCTGAAGAATTTTATTGA